Proteins from one Meriones unguiculatus strain TT.TT164.6M chromosome 10, Bangor_MerUng_6.1, whole genome shotgun sequence genomic window:
- the Rwdd3 gene encoding RWD domain-containing protein 3 isoform X1: MAEAVREELSALAAIFCGPREWEMLSCSETDGAVLKIHTTAEGLVGEAVPLELVFHLPAGYPSCLPGVSVNSEQLTRAQCLTVKEKLLDEAGKLLSEPMVHELVLWVQQNLRLVLSRPETAGSSAKCTLPESTAGDDGLWITLLHLDHMRARTKYVKAVEKWASELRLTGRLMFMGKIILILLQGDRSNIKEYLVLQKTSKVDVDSSGKKCKEKMISVLSETKVQTEHKRFLAFEVKEYSTLEELQKEFETAGLRELFSECVLGLVK, from the exons ATGGCGGAGGCTGTGCGGGAGGAGCTCTCAGCGTTGGCCGCAATTTTCTGCGGGCCCCGCGAGTGGGAGATGTTGAGCTGTTCAG AGACAGATGGGGCTGTACTGAAAATTCACACGACAGCTGAAGGACTTGTGGGTGAGGCCGTGCCCTTAGAGCTGGTGTTCCATTTACCAGCCGGCTACCCTTCGTGTCTACCCGGGGTCTCGGTCAACTCGGAACAGCTGACCAGGGCCCAGTGTCTTACGGTGAAGGAAAAGTTACTCGACGAAGCCGGGAAGCTTTTGTCAGAACCTATGGTCCACGAGCTGGTTCTTTGGGTTCAGCAGAATCTGAGGCTCGTCCTCAGCCGGCCAGAGACTGCAGGCAGCAGTGCGAAGTGTACTTTGCCAGAAAGCACGGCCGGGGATGACGGATTGTGGATAACTCTTTTGCATTTAGATCACATGAGAGCAAGGACTAAATATGTCAAAGCTGTGGAGAAGTGGGCTTCCGAGTTAAGGCTGACAGGAAGACTGATGTTCATGGGTAAAATAATACTGATTTTACTACAAGGAGACAGAAGCAACATCAAG GAGTACCTGGTTCTTCAGAAAACCTCCAAAGTAGATGTGGACTCAAGTGGAAAGAAATGCAAAGAGAAAATGATTAGTGTACTGTCTGAGACAAAAGTACAAACGGAACACAAAAG GTTTCTGGCGTTTGAAGTCAAAGAGTATTCAACATTGGAGGAGTTACAAAAGGAATTTGAAACTGCGGGACTTCGGGAGCTCTTCTCAGAATGTGTACTCGGGCTGGTAAAATGA
- the Rwdd3 gene encoding RWD domain-containing protein 3 isoform X2: MAEAVREELSALAAIFCGPREWEMLSCSETDGAVLKIHTTAEGLVGEAVPLELVFHLPAGYPSCLPGVSVNSEQLTRAQCLTVKEKLLDEAGKLLSEPMVHELVLWVQQNLRLVLSRPETAGSSAKCTLPESTAGDDGLWITLLHLDHMRARTKYVKAVEKWASELRLTGRLMFMGKIILILLQGDRSNIKVSGV; encoded by the exons ATGGCGGAGGCTGTGCGGGAGGAGCTCTCAGCGTTGGCCGCAATTTTCTGCGGGCCCCGCGAGTGGGAGATGTTGAGCTGTTCAG AGACAGATGGGGCTGTACTGAAAATTCACACGACAGCTGAAGGACTTGTGGGTGAGGCCGTGCCCTTAGAGCTGGTGTTCCATTTACCAGCCGGCTACCCTTCGTGTCTACCCGGGGTCTCGGTCAACTCGGAACAGCTGACCAGGGCCCAGTGTCTTACGGTGAAGGAAAAGTTACTCGACGAAGCCGGGAAGCTTTTGTCAGAACCTATGGTCCACGAGCTGGTTCTTTGGGTTCAGCAGAATCTGAGGCTCGTCCTCAGCCGGCCAGAGACTGCAGGCAGCAGTGCGAAGTGTACTTTGCCAGAAAGCACGGCCGGGGATGACGGATTGTGGATAACTCTTTTGCATTTAGATCACATGAGAGCAAGGACTAAATATGTCAAAGCTGTGGAGAAGTGGGCTTCCGAGTTAAGGCTGACAGGAAGACTGATGTTCATGGGTAAAATAATACTGATTTTACTACAAGGAGACAGAAGCAACATCAAG GTTTCTGGCGTTTGA
- the Rwdd3 gene encoding RWD domain-containing protein 3 isoform X3, translating into MAEAVREELSALAAIFCGPREWEMLSCSETDGAVLKIHTTAEGLVGEAVPLELVFHLPAGYPSCLPGVSVNSEQLTRAQCLTVKEKLLDEAGKLLSEPMVHELVLWVQQNLRLVLSRPETAGSSAKCTLPESTAGDDGLWITLLHLDHMRARTKYVKAVEKWASELRLTGRLMFMGVPGSSENLQSRCGLKWKEMQREND; encoded by the exons ATGGCGGAGGCTGTGCGGGAGGAGCTCTCAGCGTTGGCCGCAATTTTCTGCGGGCCCCGCGAGTGGGAGATGTTGAGCTGTTCAG AGACAGATGGGGCTGTACTGAAAATTCACACGACAGCTGAAGGACTTGTGGGTGAGGCCGTGCCCTTAGAGCTGGTGTTCCATTTACCAGCCGGCTACCCTTCGTGTCTACCCGGGGTCTCGGTCAACTCGGAACAGCTGACCAGGGCCCAGTGTCTTACGGTGAAGGAAAAGTTACTCGACGAAGCCGGGAAGCTTTTGTCAGAACCTATGGTCCACGAGCTGGTTCTTTGGGTTCAGCAGAATCTGAGGCTCGTCCTCAGCCGGCCAGAGACTGCAGGCAGCAGTGCGAAGTGTACTTTGCCAGAAAGCACGGCCGGGGATGACGGATTGTGGATAACTCTTTTGCATTTAGATCACATGAGAGCAAGGACTAAATATGTCAAAGCTGTGGAGAAGTGGGCTTCCGAGTTAAGGCTGACAGGAAGACTGATGTTCATGG GAGTACCTGGTTCTTCAGAAAACCTCCAAAGTAGATGTGGACTCAAGTGGAAAGAAATGCAAAGAGAAAATGATTAG